In Zonotrichia albicollis isolate bZonAlb1 chromosome 3, bZonAlb1.hap1, whole genome shotgun sequence, a single window of DNA contains:
- the SERTAD2 gene encoding SERTA domain-containing protein 2 isoform X1 has product MSRGGRAAKLTLKYAPSPADAGGSRAEAGAGSWNVLFCRGGCAGPGSAAACAPRSRAPSDARKAAAPRYMLGKGGKRKFDEHEDGLEGKVVSPTDGPSKVSYTLQRQTIFNISLMKLYNHRPLTEPSLQKTVLINNMLRRIQEELKQEGSLRPMFVGASQPADPLSDNFREAQPAFSHLASPPLLPADLVSTMPLESCLTPASLLEDDTFCTSPAVQHDGPTKPPPPALQPVKDSFSSALDEIEELCPAPTSAEAVAAEPAAGDSKAQPSESNIHKPEGLLESRTAESKLMDPLPGNFEITASTGFLTDLTLDDILFADIDTSMYDFDPCTSATGAASKMAPVSADELLKTLAPYSSQPVTPNQPFKMDLTELDHIMEVLVGS; this is encoded by the exons ATGAGCAGAGGAGGGAGAGCGGCGAAGTTGACCTTAAAATACGCCCCCTCCCCCGCCGATGCGGGGGGATCCCGAGCCGAAGCAGGTGCGGGGAGCTGGAATGTACTTTTCTGTCGAGGTGGCTGTGCCGGCcccggcagcgcggccgcctgTGCTCCCCGGAGCCGGGCTCCCTCCGACGCCAGGAAAGCCGCGGCACCCCG ATATATGTTGGGGAAAGGAGGAAAGCGGAAGTTTGACGAGCATGAAGATGGGCTGGAAGGCAAAGTGGTGTCTCCCACTGACGGTCCCTCTAAGGTGTCTTACACCTTACAGCGTCAGACTATCTTCAACATTTCCCTTATGAAACTTTATAACCACAGGCCATTAACCGAGCCAAGCTTGCAAAAGACAGTTTTAATTAACAACATGTTGAGGCGAATCCAGGAAGAACTCAAACAAGAAGGCAGCTTGAGGCCCATGTTTGTGGGCGCTTCGCAGCCTGCCGACCCTCTCAGCGACAACTTCCGCGAGGCGCAGCCGGCGTTCAGCCACCTGGCCTCGCCGCCCCTGCTCCCCGCCGACCTGGTAAGCACTATGCCCCTGGAGTCCTGCCTCACCCCGGCCTCTCTGCTCGAGGACGACACTTTTTGCACTTCCCCGGCTGTCCAGCACGATGGTCCGACGAAGCCACCAcctcctgctctccagccagTAAAGGACAGCTTCTCCTCAGCCTTGGACGAAATCGAGGAGCTTTGTCCAGCACCTACCTCCGCAGAGGCAGTAGCAGCTGAGCCGGCAGCCGGCGACTCGAAAGCCCAGCCCAGCGAGTCCAACATCCACAAGCCCGAGGGCCTCCTGGAGAGCAGAACGGCTGAATCCAAACTCATGGACCCCCTGCCTGGCAACTTTGAGATAACAGCTTCCACAGGTTTCCTCACAGACTTGACCCTGGATGACATTCTGTTCGCTGACATTGATACGTCCATGTATGATTTTGACCCCTGCACATCTGCCACGGGGGCTGCCTCAAAAATGGCTCCTGTCTCAGCAGATGAGCTCCTAAAAACTCTCGCTCCATACAGCAGTCAGCCAGTAACTCCAAATCAGCCTTTCAAAATGGATCTCACAGAACTGGATCACATCATGGAGGTGCTTGTTGGGTCttaa
- the SERTAD2 gene encoding SERTA domain-containing protein 2 isoform X2, with protein sequence MLGKGGKRKFDEHEDGLEGKVVSPTDGPSKVSYTLQRQTIFNISLMKLYNHRPLTEPSLQKTVLINNMLRRIQEELKQEGSLRPMFVGASQPADPLSDNFREAQPAFSHLASPPLLPADLVSTMPLESCLTPASLLEDDTFCTSPAVQHDGPTKPPPPALQPVKDSFSSALDEIEELCPAPTSAEAVAAEPAAGDSKAQPSESNIHKPEGLLESRTAESKLMDPLPGNFEITASTGFLTDLTLDDILFADIDTSMYDFDPCTSATGAASKMAPVSADELLKTLAPYSSQPVTPNQPFKMDLTELDHIMEVLVGS encoded by the coding sequence ATGTTGGGGAAAGGAGGAAAGCGGAAGTTTGACGAGCATGAAGATGGGCTGGAAGGCAAAGTGGTGTCTCCCACTGACGGTCCCTCTAAGGTGTCTTACACCTTACAGCGTCAGACTATCTTCAACATTTCCCTTATGAAACTTTATAACCACAGGCCATTAACCGAGCCAAGCTTGCAAAAGACAGTTTTAATTAACAACATGTTGAGGCGAATCCAGGAAGAACTCAAACAAGAAGGCAGCTTGAGGCCCATGTTTGTGGGCGCTTCGCAGCCTGCCGACCCTCTCAGCGACAACTTCCGCGAGGCGCAGCCGGCGTTCAGCCACCTGGCCTCGCCGCCCCTGCTCCCCGCCGACCTGGTAAGCACTATGCCCCTGGAGTCCTGCCTCACCCCGGCCTCTCTGCTCGAGGACGACACTTTTTGCACTTCCCCGGCTGTCCAGCACGATGGTCCGACGAAGCCACCAcctcctgctctccagccagTAAAGGACAGCTTCTCCTCAGCCTTGGACGAAATCGAGGAGCTTTGTCCAGCACCTACCTCCGCAGAGGCAGTAGCAGCTGAGCCGGCAGCCGGCGACTCGAAAGCCCAGCCCAGCGAGTCCAACATCCACAAGCCCGAGGGCCTCCTGGAGAGCAGAACGGCTGAATCCAAACTCATGGACCCCCTGCCTGGCAACTTTGAGATAACAGCTTCCACAGGTTTCCTCACAGACTTGACCCTGGATGACATTCTGTTCGCTGACATTGATACGTCCATGTATGATTTTGACCCCTGCACATCTGCCACGGGGGCTGCCTCAAAAATGGCTCCTGTCTCAGCAGATGAGCTCCTAAAAACTCTCGCTCCATACAGCAGTCAGCCAGTAACTCCAAATCAGCCTTTCAAAATGGATCTCACAGAACTGGATCACATCATGGAGGTGCTTGTTGGGTCttaa